Proteins encoded in a region of the Spirochaetota bacterium genome:
- a CDS encoding LiaF domain-containing protein — protein MCKLIPPSLFFGGLLILAGILFIVKNYVSFRIPVFSILFALFLIWLGICLLVRSPESARIAAGGERSSISFRDERLSFDGREIKNGSYEVAFGQYIVDMKGSKVAKAGATIRFSATFGNMEVKLAKDMPVRITGSVTFGNIVAVDKQSSGIDGKFVYESPSYKGSSARLDIIADCTFGNLRIE, from the coding sequence ATGTGTAAATTGATCCCCCCCTCGCTCTTCTTCGGAGGCCTTCTTATCCTCGCCGGTATACTCTTCATCGTGAAGAACTATGTGTCGTTCCGCATACCGGTGTTCAGCATCCTCTTCGCGCTATTCCTCATCTGGCTCGGCATATGTCTGCTCGTACGCTCGCCCGAGTCTGCGCGCATCGCTGCCGGCGGTGAGCGGTCCTCGATATCGTTCCGCGACGAGCGGCTTTCGTTCGACGGCAGGGAGATAAAGAACGGTTCGTATGAGGTCGCCTTCGGCCAGTACATCGTCGATATGAAAGGGTCGAAAGTTGCGAAAGCGGGCGCCACGATAAGGTTTTCTGCAACGTTCGGTAACATGGAAGTTAAGCTTGCCAAGGATATGCCGGTCAGGATAACCGGTTCGGTCACCTTCGGGAATATCGTAGCGGTGGATAAACAATCGTCCGGGATAGACGGTAAGTTCGTGTACGAATCACCGAGCTACAAGGGATCGTCGGCCAGGCTTGATATCATCGCGGATTGCACGTTCGGCAATCTGCGCATTGAATAA
- a CDS encoding YtxH domain-containing protein, whose amino-acid sequence MSEHSDHGFFSFVAGVVVGATLAILFAPKSGRETREELRRRAEELYDRGREGAEHLYAEGKEKAHELYERGKEKVSHMYQEGKEAVQHKAHEFYEKGKHAVEEKFARKNKTDDAEGAGA is encoded by the coding sequence ATGAGCGAACATTCGGATCATGGATTTTTCTCATTTGTCGCAGGGGTCGTCGTCGGCGCGACGCTTGCCATCCTTTTCGCACCGAAGTCCGGGCGTGAGACGCGCGAGGAATTGCGCCGACGCGCGGAAGAGCTCTATGACCGCGGCCGTGAAGGCGCTGAGCACCTGTACGCCGAAGGCAAGGAGAAGGCGCATGAGCTCTATGAACGCGGTAAAGAGAAGGTATCGCATATGTATCAGGAAGGGAAGGAAGCCGTGCAGCACAAGGCGCATGAATTCTACGAGAAGGGGAAACATGCCGTCGAGGAAAAATTCGCCCGCAAGAACAAGACCGATGATGCCGAAGGTGCCGGTGCATGA